The nucleotide window CTGCGGCAGCTGCAAAACCGTATCCGGGGTATGGCATAAGGCAATCGTAAAGCTGTCCGGAGAAATGTTCTGATAGGCCGCTTCCGGATTCGGGTTGCCCAGCATTTCACTTTCCAAGCCGACTAAAGAGATCGACTGCGTTCCGCGGTTGCGGATTTTGACGGATTGGTTATTCAGCACCTCAAAGCCCGCTTCAAACAACAAATGACTGACCATGTCCGCGCTGCTCTGGGATTCCAGATCATGGTTGCCTAAGACTGCGAACTTGCCCAACGGCGCTTTGAGCTGGGTTAAAGCCCCTTTCAGTGTATCCATCGTCTGATCATCAGGCCAGTGGTTGGCAGGATGATCAAACAGATCGCCGCCGAATAAAATCACATCGGCCCCCACGCTGTCAATTTTGGAAATCAAAGCTTCCAGCCGGGCTTCGTCAACGAAGGCGTTATAATGAACGTCGGAGAAAAATAAAATTTGCAGTCCGCTGAGGGCTTCCGGAATCTTTTCGGAACTTATCGTTTCCGTTCGGATGCGGATCTGTTTGGGGGCGATCTCTGTGGCGTCCAGATAAAGTACGCCTGCTCCGGCAAGCAGAAGCAGCACGATTAAGATTATTTTCAGGATTTTCTTCATGAGAACTCCTTTCGTCACTCTATTTTATCATAAGCTTACGGTAAAAAGAATCGCGAAATCTGGGGAATTTACGGAATGGCTGTGAATGATACTAAAGCGTGGGGGAACACTAAATCCGAGGTGGATTATGAAGAAAAAATCAACTGCCGCCCGTTTTAACGGGCTGTTTCTGTTTTCTTATGCAGCCGGAGCGATCGGGACGACGCAGACCATTCCCTATCTGGTATCGATGGGTTTTGAAGGTGTGCAGAAGGGAATCATTCTGTCCGGCATGGCAATCTCAACGCTGGTGACACAGTTCCTGTTCGGCTATCTCTCCGATAAATTTAAAGGCTGCCGCTGGTTTTTCTTAATCAGCTTCGGCATCTTCTTTGTCGGAGATGTCGTGCTGTTTGGGTTTCGCTGGCCGCAGTTCTGGTATTTACTGGCGATGATTTCGCTGACCGGCGGCATTGCCCGAACCTGGCAGGGGCTGGAAGATACCTGGGTGCTGCAGATTGATGAAACCAAGCCGGTATATAGCCGCATCCATGCCTGGGGAGCCTTTGGCTGGGCGATCGGCAGTTGGGCCGCTGCGATCTTGTTAAATTGGCTGGATTTTCCGGTGATTGCCGTTTTGGTCTTTTTCAGCAGTGGGGCAGCGCTCTATTTTGCCTGGAATCAGGAGGATGCCAAGCGGGCCAGCGGCAAGGTTGTCAAGCTTGCGGATTTAAAAGAACTCGTTAAAAATAAGGCCTATATCCTGCTGGTGTTGATACTGTTGGTGTTGTTTGGTATGGGCACGGCTGATATGTATATCGTTGTCGACAAGGTGATGGCGATCGGCGGAACCAGCTTTCACGTCGGGGCAAAATGGGGACTGCAGTCGCTAATGGAGATTCCGATCCTGTTAGTCGGGGATAAACTGATGAAGAAATATGATCCGGCCAATCTGATGCTGGGCGCTTCCGTACTGTTCGGCGTTCGCTTTATCGTGTACAGTCTGATCCAGAATCCCTGGTGGATGATCGCGGCGGCCGTCTTTCAGATGGTTACCTTTCCAATCATCATTATCAGTTCCAAGCTGATGATTGATGAGATCATTTCGGAAAAGCTGAAATCCAGCGGTCAGATGGCGGCGATGAGCGTCTATATGGGCATCTCCCTGTTAGTCATGCCGGTGTTCTGCAGCAGTTTGTCAGAAGCAATCGGCTGTGATCCGGCTCTGTTGGTAGTCGCCGCCTTTGCCTTGGTGGCGATTGTCTTGATTTTGATGTTTAAAAAAGTTCGCGGACCGCTTAAAAAAGGAATGCAGAAATAAGCTTTCAGCCGGGGCTCATCCGGCTTTTCTTTTGCTTGAAAGCCGAGGGACTTTATGATACGCTGTCCAAGGTAAAGTAAAGGAGCGAAAGAGGATGACAAAAAAATGCTACCTGTTGGATTTGGACGGCACGATGTATCGCGGTACAGCGATCATTGAAGGGGCGAAAGTCTTTGTTGATCATTGTTTAAAGGAACATCTTCCTTTCTTATTTTTGACGAACAATTCCGGCCGGACACCGCGCCAGGCTGCCGATCACATGTTAAAAATGGGCTATCGGGGAATTGAACCGAAGCATTTCTATACCTCGGCGATGGCGGCGAGCGATACGATGATCCGCCGCTTTCCGGAAAAGAAACGGGCCTATATGGTCGGTGCTGAGGGTCTGCGCGAAGCCCTGCTGAACAATGGTTATCAATTAGTTCAGGATCACGCGGATCTGGTCTTTATTGGATTGGATAAGGAAGGAACCTGGGAAAAATATTCACTGGCGCTGCGTCAGGTGCTGGCGGGGGCAATTCTGGTCGGCACTAACAATGACCGGATTCTGCTGAGTGAAGAGGGAGCCAACTGCGGCAATGGTTCGACTGTCGCCTTGATGGAATATGCCAGCTCCCGGGAAGCGGTCAAAATCGGCAAGCCCCATGAAGCCATCATCACCGGCGCTCTGGCCTATCTGGGCTTGCAGAAAGAGGACGTCATCATCGTTGGCGATAACATGGAAACGGATATCTTATGCGGCGTTCAGGCTGGAATTGAAACGATCTTAGTGACGACCGGCGTTCATGATCGGCAGGCCGCGGCGGCATATTCCTTCGCTCCGGATCATATAATTGAAGACCTGAGGGAACTCATGGACTAAGGAGGAGGATGCCTATCGGCGTTCTGGAATGGATCAAAAACGGCGGACTTGTACTGTATGCCTGTTTCAAGGCGTTTCTGCCGCTGCCTTCACTGGAGGTTGTGCTGATTCCGCTGATTCTGAAAAACCCGGATGGCTGGCTGCTGTATGCGCTGGAAGGCGCGGTGGGGACAGCTGTGGGCGGATGGATCGGCTATCAGATCGCACGCCAGGCTCAGCAGGCTGTGCTCAGAAAGTTTGCCAGCGAGAAGCAGATTGCAGCCGGGAAAGAATTGATGGACCGCTATGGCGTGCTGGCTGTGTTTATCGGCGGGGTAACCCCGATCCCAGATTTTCTGTTGGCGTATCTGGCGGGCATGACGCAGATGGCGCTGATTCCGTTTCTGCTCAGCGATGGAACCGCGCGGTTACTGCGCAGTGTTCTGATCGGCTGGTGTATACGCTCACTGGGGTATGTGGTGGATATTGAACGCTGGGGCACGGTGATTTCCTTGGTGATGATCGCCTGGCTGCTGCTGCGCTGGGCGCGCAGCGATGAGTAAAGCCAAGAAAAAAGGCCTCCGTTCCAAAAGGCCTTTTTCCTTGTTTATAAGGGGATAGAATGTTCTGTACGATAATTTTTAAAGGGGATATTATGTTAGTTCGTAGGAGAAGAGGTTATCGTACAGGCAAGAGGTCTTCTCTTTCTCTTGCTGGTATAAATATACCAAAGAAGTATAGGCGAAATATGTCGAAATTGTGTTAAAATGTGTGATTTTTTTTAATCTTTGATTATAATGAAACAGAAGAATAGAAATGAGGATAAAGAAATGAAGAAACCGATGATTGCTCTGACTGCCCGAAGCGGCGATTTTGACGGACAGACGCGAATCTTTGACAATCAGACTTACTTTGATGCGATTGCGCAGGCCGGCGGGATTCCCGTCCTGGTCACCTATGGTGATGATGAAGATTATAAGATGATTGCAGAGCGCTTTGACGGTTTGATGGTGACAGGTGGGGAGGATCTGGATCCGGCGCTGTTTCATCAGCCGGCTCATCCTTCACTGGAGCTGACAGATCCGCGCCTGGATACGCTGGATCTCAGGCTGATTCAGCTGTTTGCCGCCAAGGGAAAACCGATCTTAGGCATCTGCCGGGGGATTCAGAGCATCAATGTCGCATTTGGAGGCACGCTGATTCAGGATCTCAATACCCAGTATCCAGCGATGCGCGCAGCCGGCCATCAGCAGCACAAGGCGGTGCCGAAGCCGGCCATGGATGCGACGTTTCATGACAACACGTTTGTCGAGGGGACGAAGCTGTACGCTATGTTTGGTTCACGCCATGCGGTCAACAGCTATCATCATCAGAATATTGATCAGGTTGCGGATGGATTTGTCGTTTCTTCCTGGAGCGAGGATGGCCTGGCCGAAGCGATTGAAAAAGATCAGATTCTGGCCGTGCAGTGGCATCCTGAACGGTTGATAACAGATCCGTGTCATAGAGCAATCTTTGAATCTTTTATTCAGGAATGTCGGAAATAAAATTTATACAAAATCCGTAAAGTGTCTATAAAAACCGTTTAGTTAAGCCTTTTTTCAGAATTTGTATTGACAACGAAGCGTAAATTCAGTAAGATTCTATCAGGTCGAAGGACCTGGATTGATTCATCTGTTATTGTTTTTCCCCCACCCATTCAAACAATAATAGATCCCCCCCAAGAGATCGAATCAATTCTGATAAGGACATCTTCGGATGTTCTTTTTTTGATTTGAAGAAGGAGGAGAAGGCATGCGGTGTCTTGGCGTTTTTGAAGATACAGTCGATCCAGAACAGCCGATTTTAACTCTGCGCAAAACAGCGCGGGTGTTTGTCATCAATCCGCAAGGGAAAGTTGGGATGATTCATGTCAAGGGAGAAGATGAGTTTGGCCAGCGTGATCATCTGGAAAGCTGCGGCGGCGGAATTGAAAGGGGAGAGAGTCCAGCTCAGGCAATGCTTCGGGAAGCCCGCGAAGAACTGGGCGTCATGCTGCGGGATTGGGTTGAATTGGGCTGGATCGAAGATGAATATCATCGGCTGCAGCGGCGCAATCACAGCACGTTTTTCGCAGCCCATTGTGAAGCGGGCTTCCTGCCGAGAAATCTGACGGCGATGGAACAGGCGATGATGGCGGATCCGGTTTGGCTAAGTCCGCAGGAAATTCATCAACGGCTGGATCCTAAGAAAAATCAGGGCATTGCGCTGCTGATCGCGCAACGTGATTTCTGCGCTTGGCAGGAATTGCTGCGGCGTAAAATCATAGTATTCAATTAAAAAGAATCCTCGCGGTCAGGATTCTTTTTTCAATGGAAATGATGTATTTTCCATCCGGCGCAGATGATACAGAATCGGCGCCTGCGGCCGTCCGTCGGTATAGGTGCGGACGCTCCAGGAGGAGTCCAACTGTTCGATCCAGCTGACAATCGCCTGCCACTCTTCCATGCCGCCTGCATGACCACGATAGCAGGCCAGAGACAACAAACCATCGAGTTTCAATAAAGACCGCGCGGCATCCAGGGCGGGCAAGGTAGTCTTGGGGGTTGTAATCATCGGACTGCAGGAATGAGGCAGATATCCGAAGTTGAAAACAATAATCTCAGCCGGATGGTCTGTCCAGCGCGTCAGCTCGGCATGATTGGCCTGCACCACGGTGACATTGGGGAAAGCTGCGGCTTTTTTGCGGGTTTTGGTTACCGCTTCCGCCTGAATATCTAACGCCAGCACCTCGGTTGCCAGCGCCGCCAGAAAAACGGTGTCGTTGCCGCCGCCGCAGGTGGCATCGATGGCAAATTCAACATGGTCAAAGGCTTCCCGAATCCAACGGTGATTGACAGTATTGATGTTATCGGCCATTGGACACCAGCTTTCCCTGCCATGTATTGAGGTTTGCCATCCG belongs to Holdemania massiliensis and includes:
- a CDS encoding MFS transporter, producing MKKKSTAARFNGLFLFSYAAGAIGTTQTIPYLVSMGFEGVQKGIILSGMAISTLVTQFLFGYLSDKFKGCRWFFLISFGIFFVGDVVLFGFRWPQFWYLLAMISLTGGIARTWQGLEDTWVLQIDETKPVYSRIHAWGAFGWAIGSWAAAILLNWLDFPVIAVLVFFSSGAALYFAWNQEDAKRASGKVVKLADLKELVKNKAYILLVLILLVLFGMGTADMYIVVDKVMAIGGTSFHVGAKWGLQSLMEIPILLVGDKLMKKYDPANLMLGASVLFGVRFIVYSLIQNPWWMIAAAVFQMVTFPIIIISSKLMIDEIISEKLKSSGQMAAMSVYMGISLLVMPVFCSSLSEAIGCDPALLVVAAFALVAIVLILMFKKVRGPLKKGMQK
- a CDS encoding HAD-IIA family hydrolase, coding for MTKKCYLLDLDGTMYRGTAIIEGAKVFVDHCLKEHLPFLFLTNNSGRTPRQAADHMLKMGYRGIEPKHFYTSAMAASDTMIRRFPEKKRAYMVGAEGLREALLNNGYQLVQDHADLVFIGLDKEGTWEKYSLALRQVLAGAILVGTNNDRILLSEEGANCGNGSTVALMEYASSREAVKIGKPHEAIITGALAYLGLQKEDVIIVGDNMETDILCGVQAGIETILVTTGVHDRQAAAAYSFAPDHIIEDLRELMD
- a CDS encoding YqaA family protein, which encodes MPIGVLEWIKNGGLVLYACFKAFLPLPSLEVVLIPLILKNPDGWLLYALEGAVGTAVGGWIGYQIARQAQQAVLRKFASEKQIAAGKELMDRYGVLAVFIGGVTPIPDFLLAYLAGMTQMALIPFLLSDGTARLLRSVLIGWCIRSLGYVVDIERWGTVISLVMIAWLLLRWARSDE
- a CDS encoding NUDIX domain-containing protein — protein: MRCLGVFEDTVDPEQPILTLRKTARVFVINPQGKVGMIHVKGEDEFGQRDHLESCGGGIERGESPAQAMLREAREELGVMLRDWVELGWIEDEYHRLQRRNHSTFFAAHCEAGFLPRNLTAMEQAMMADPVWLSPQEIHQRLDPKKNQGIALLIAQRDFCAWQELLRRKIIVFN
- a CDS encoding metallophosphoesterase codes for the protein MKKILKIILIVLLLLAGAGVLYLDATEIAPKQIRIRTETISSEKIPEALSGLQILFFSDVHYNAFVDEARLEALISKIDSVGADVILFGGDLFDHPANHWPDDQTMDTLKGALTQLKAPLGKFAVLGNHDLESQSSADMVSHLLFEAGFEVLNNQSVKIRNRGTQSISLVGLESEMLGNPNPEAAYQNISPDSFTIALCHTPDTVLQLPQDQTDLMLAGHSHGGQVYIPLLGTFYRANYAEIYYRGKHQVDDILLDITNGTGTTRMDVRLFSPAEIVVYRLVHAEPVPSEVPVEDSEPGNDGNSTEQDPNDAPEEPQDQPEENPQE
- a CDS encoding gamma-glutamyl-gamma-aminobutyrate hydrolase family protein translates to MKKPMIALTARSGDFDGQTRIFDNQTYFDAIAQAGGIPVLVTYGDDEDYKMIAERFDGLMVTGGEDLDPALFHQPAHPSLELTDPRLDTLDLRLIQLFAAKGKPILGICRGIQSINVAFGGTLIQDLNTQYPAMRAAGHQQHKAVPKPAMDATFHDNTFVEGTKLYAMFGSRHAVNSYHHQNIDQVADGFVVSSWSEDGLAEAIEKDQILAVQWHPERLITDPCHRAIFESFIQECRK
- a CDS encoding class I SAM-dependent methyltransferase, with protein sequence MADNINTVNHRWIREAFDHVEFAIDATCGGGNDTVFLAALATEVLALDIQAEAVTKTRKKAAAFPNVTVVQANHAELTRWTDHPAEIIVFNFGYLPHSCSPMITTPKTTLPALDAARSLLKLDGLLSLACYRGHAGGMEEWQAIVSWIEQLDSSWSVRTYTDGRPQAPILYHLRRMENTSFPLKKES